One window of the Rosa rugosa chromosome 3, drRosRugo1.1, whole genome shotgun sequence genome contains the following:
- the LOC133738423 gene encoding HVA22-like protein k: MAFPSEVGLRVLLCPLGSNVIVRTACCSVGVALPVYSTFKAIESKDRDEQQRWLLYWAVYGSFSMAEVFSDKLISWVPLYYHMKFAFLVWLQLPTANGAKHLYMRHLRPFLLRHQARLDQVVEFLYAETSKFISSHQGELQFARDLFMKIVGSASGVVRQLAHPGQKQPNRAIRGPEEQSEDTGSDKDD, from the exons ATGGCTTTTCCGAGCGAG GTCGGATTGCGCGTGCTGCTCTGCCCTCTTGGTTCCAACGTCATCGTCCGCACTGCTTG CTGCTCTGTGGGGGTCGCTTTGCCTGTTTACTCTACTTTTAAAGCTATTGAGAGCAAAGACCGAGACGAACAGCAGCGGTGGCTTCTTTACTGGGCAG TTTATGGATCTTTCAGTATGGCAGAAGTGTTTTCAGACAAACTTATCTCCTG GGTTCCACTCTACTATCACATGAAGTTTGCATTTCTCGTTTGGTTACAACTTCCAACTGCAAAT GGGGCAAAGCATTTGTATATGAGGCATCTGCGTCCGTTCCTGTTGAGGCATCAAGCACGACTTGATCAAGTTGTAGAGTTTTTATATGCTGAAACG AGTAAATTCATCAGTTCACACCAAGGAGAATTACAGTTTGCAAGGGATCTTTTTATGAAAATTGTGGGCTCAG CAAGTGGAGTAGTTAGGCAACTTGCGCACCCAGGACAAAAACAACCAAATCGTGCAATTCGAGGCCCTGAAGAACAAAGTGAGGACACTGGATCAGATAAAGACGATTAG